In the genome of Oncorhynchus nerka isolate Pitt River linkage group LG4, Oner_Uvic_2.0, whole genome shotgun sequence, the window TTTATGATTTGTCAAAACCAAGCATGAATCTTGTATTTGAAATGTGCTAAATTACATAATTTCTGCAACATTCATGTCATTGCTGTTGCACGAAATATGTCATGTCAGCTAActtgttttatttgtatttttgtattcCTTTTTTTATGCCAGATAGCAAATACAAATCTGCAAACTACTTCATTCCAGTAGGTGGCGCAAACTACAACGCCTTTTCTGAGTTTGCCCAGTATGCCATCGAGTTTCTTTGGTTtgcttccctcttcctcctcgcGAGAGCCGCCAAGACCCCAGCCACAGGTTGAAAGCATGGGTGCTAGCTGTTGCTAGCTAGTTTTGTATGATTGCGTGATAAAACTACAACATTTTAAAACTTTGCTATTAAACTTGTTTAATCGTTATAGTGATATCATCTAAGGACCAGCTACAAGATGAGTTTACTCGCTAAAATAGCAGAAATTGAGGCCGAGGTAAGTTCGTTAACGGTCTCGAATGCTAGCTAACGCGTTAGCtgtgaatcacatttttgttTGGCCAATTTGACTAGatggctagctagttggctaaatTTAACTTGGCTAATCAAGGCCTTACAATGGATTTCTCCTTTTAAAAAATGAATAGAACCATAATATGATGTCAGACACCTGAGTCTGAGCATAGTTGTGTGTTATTGTGCTTTTAATGTAAGCTAGTGGGTACtgtaaattagctagctaacgttatattGTTGGCAGGGTAACAAACTAGCTATTTAAACACCAGTAGCATGCTAACCGGCGCCGGTACGTATAGAACCACGCCGGAGATCCCCAGCTTTGACAGATTGTAATTCAACCCGGTGTCGTGATGACAATGTTTTCTTTGTGATCAGTCGAAAGCCAGCCATCGCAATAACTTGGCTCTGGACAAGTAGGCCTAGCTAATATTATAGTTCTGCCTGTTGTCGTATTGTGTTGAATATGAATGATTTAAACATCCTCTTGTCTGTGTTGGGTAGATGGCTCGGACTCAGAAGAACAAGGCCACGTCTAACCACTTGGGGTTGCTCAAAGCTCGCCTGGCCAAGATGAGGAGAGAACTTATCACACCAAagggaggcagtggaggaggcaCAGGGGAAGGTGAGTCCTGACTCGTGATCATCATATTTTGTGTCGATAAGTTGAGGTGGACAAGATCTTGTCATATTGTAATAAATACTAATGTGTCACTCTTTGTTGTATAGGTTTTGATGTGGCAAAAACAGGTGATGCCCGTATCGGGTTTGTAGGGTTCCCCTCAGTGGGCAAGTCTACTTTGCTAAGTAACCTGGCAGGGGTGTACTCTGAGGTGGCGGCCTATGAGTTCACCACCCTCACCACAGTACCAGGAGTGATCCGCTACAAGGGTGCCAAAATACAGGTACTTTATGTGCATCCTACACCTCGGCTTAAAGGGAAAATCCACTCTAAAACTATGTGGAACTTTCAAGAAGACAAGTGTGACTTCCACATCATCAtgcttcttgaaagtccaatatcttgaaaacttgactgctgacgtgtaaaacattttgggactgtatcaacagggGACTAATGAAGAAAATACCAAAATATGTATTTTGGATGGCGTTTTCCATTACGGCAATAGAGGACAATATGTACTAACAGTGATAATTGGTATTTTTGCTACTTGTAATTTTTACTTAATTTGTGGTTGTTTTGCAGGAGATGTTTCAGTATTTGTATGTTTATTCCACTTTTGTTTCTCCAAGCTCCTGGATCTCCCAGGTATCATCGAGGGGGCCAAAGATGGCAAGGGTAGAGGACGACAGGTCATCGCAGGTGAGAGCCATCAGTGAATCATCAGAACCATACACAAACATGTCACAATCACACCTTGAAGGTAGTTTGTAACTGTGGTCTTTCTTTTCCCAGTGGCTCGAACCTGCAACCTGATCCTCATAGTGTTGGATGTTCTAAAGCCTCTGGGCCacaagaagctgattgaacacGAGCTGGAGGGCTTTGGAATTCGTCTCAACAAGAAGCCGCCCAACATCGGCTTCAAGAAGAAGGACAAAGGAGGCATCAACTTCACTGTCACAGTACGTCTGTTTAATACATCACTTCCACGTCCAGCTCAACCtgttcccatttctctctctcttcacagctCTCTATCTCTGGAAGTAGTTTCTTCTTTTATCCCTCTCATTTCAATGGGCTTACGCTGGTGTTCTTCCTTTCTTGCTCCTTCTCCAGTGTCCACAGAGTGAGCTGGACGGTGACGCAGTGAAGAGCATCCTGGCCGAGTACAAGATCCACAACGCTGACATCACCCTGCGCAGTGACTCCACGGCTGATGACCTCATCGACGTGGTGGAGGGAAACCGGTAAGCAGCTGAGCACTTCTACAAACTCAGGGATGTAATTTTTTTGAGTTTTTAAAAATTCTTAATCCTCAATTAATCAATGATTGGATCCAATCTATACCCCCTAGCCAAAGTCCCGCTATACCGCATTCCAAAGTAAGGTCAACGCTCCCCTACAGACCTGCTGACATAACAGTTCTGTTTAATCCCACCAGAGTGTACATCCCCTGCATTTATGTGCTCAACAAAATTGACCAGATCTCCATTGAAGAACTGGACATCATCTACAAGGTGCCCCACTGCGTGCCCATCTCTGCCCACTCCCGCTGGAATTTTGATGACCTTCTGGAGAAGATGTGGGACTACCTGCACCTAGTGCGCATGTAAGGAAATACACTCAACATAACAGCCCTTAGATGGGACTTTGGAACCCTATATGATTCATAATTCCTATTACACACAGAACTGTTTTGTACTACTTGGATAAATGTTGTTTTTGTGAATTAATCATTTGAATGTGTTGTCCCCCAGATACACCAAACCCAAAGGCCAGCTTCCTGACTACACATCTCCAGTTGTTCTacctactgaacatactgccgtGGAGGACTTCTGTTTGAAGATTCATAAAAGCCTCCTCAAAGAATTAAAATAGTGAGTACTATACTGTTGACGAATGGCTTTTGTGCATCTTGTTGATGTTTTTGAAAAGACTGGGGTACACTCCCAGTATTTAACTGATTTAAAGCCACAATCAGTAAGAAATAattaacttaaaaaaaaaaaaactatactaTATAAAAACTATATATAACATttatcattaaaaaaaacaattaCATTCAAAATTCACATGggtacaggcagcccaattctgatatgttttcctctaattggtcttttgaccaatcacatcagagctgatctgattggtcaaaagaccaattagtgaaaaaaatatcagaattgggctgcctgtttaAACGCAGCCTTAGCTGCCACTGTGTCCAGCACACAGACAAATATGATTCAATGTTGCAGCTGGTTGGTATTGTTCTAACACTCCTTCTTCCTGTCTTTTCAGTGCTCTGGTGTGGGGTGCTTCAGTGAAACACAACCCCCAGAAGGTGGGAAAAGACCATGTCATGGAGGATGAGGATGTTATCCAGCTGGTGAAAAAGTAAAAAGACTCCTGATTGCTTAATTTTCTCATCACAGGAAATAGTCTGCTGCTCATGAAGACCCCTCTCAAACATATCCACGAGAACATCTGTGTCTTGTGGTTCTCAATTT includes:
- the LOC115128917 gene encoding developmentally-regulated GTP-binding protein 1, which produces MSLLAKIAEIEAEMARTQKNKATSNHLGLLKARLAKMRRELITPKGGSGGGTGEGFDVAKTGDARIGFVGFPSVGKSTLLSNLAGVYSEVAAYEFTTLTTVPGVIRYKGAKIQLLDLPGIIEGAKDGKGRGRQVIAVARTCNLILIVLDVLKPLGHKKLIEHELEGFGIRLNKKPPNIGFKKKDKGGINFTVTCPQSELDGDAVKSILAEYKIHNADITLRSDSTADDLIDVVEGNRVYIPCIYVLNKIDQISIEELDIIYKVPHCVPISAHSRWNFDDLLEKMWDYLHLVRIYTKPKGQLPDYTSPVVLPTEHTAVEDFCLKIHKSLLKELKYALVWGASVKHNPQKVGKDHVMEDEDVIQLVKK